A single region of the Raphanus sativus cultivar WK10039 chromosome 1, ASM80110v3, whole genome shotgun sequence genome encodes:
- the LOC108857987 gene encoding uncharacterized protein LOC108857987 gives MEGEVAQKNTRGSWSLLRPFQMISISLLSLLVPLSFLFLLRLSLSSVPVTVSRVSSFLHQADVGVLYAILSLIIVSTLLNNLSGKPECSLLHSHLYICWIVLFLVQVSVAFGVEGIMSTTMSTNPDENLFLASQERWVLVRVMFFLGLHEVMLMWFRVVVKPVVDDTVFGVYVEEERWSERAVVAVTFGLMWWWRLRDEVESLVVVAEVKRTLLTGLDGFDFLNWWMYYICVVIGMVKIFKGVSYFVNMFILTIKRSRKGCESCVVVDHV, from the coding sequence ATGGAAGGCGAAGTAGCACAGAAGAACACAAGAGGCAGCTGGTCACTGCTTCGACCATTTCAAATGATATCCATTAGTCTTCTCAGCCTCCTCGTCCCTCTCTCTTTCCTCTTCCTTttacgtctctctctctcctcagtTCCCGTCACCGTCTCCCGCGTATCCTCCTTTCTCCATCAAGCTGATGTCGGAGTCTTATACGCAATTTTGTCTCTCATCATCGTCTCCACTTTACTCAACAATCTCTCCGGAAAACCAGAATGCTCTCTTTTGCATTCCCATCTCTACATATGCTGGATCGTTCTCTTCCTCGTCCAAGTTTCTGTCGCCTTCGGTGTGGAAGGAATCATGAGCACCACCATGTCAACAAATCCAGACGAAAACTTGTTTCTTGCTTCACAAGAAAGGTGGGTCTTGGTTAGGGTTATGTTCTTTTTGGGGCTACACGAAGTGATGCTGATGTGGTTTAGAGTCGTGGTTAAGCCTGTGGTCGACGACACTGTTTTTGGGGTTTACGTGGAGGAGGAAAGATGGTCGGAGAGAGCGGTCGTGGCGGTGACTTTTGGTCTAATGTGGTGGTGGAGGCTAAGAGACGAGGTAGAAAGTTTGGTGGTGGTTGCAGAGGTTAAACGTACGCTTCTTACTGGTCTGGATGGTTTTGACTTTCTGAACTGGTGGATGTATTACATATGTGTTGTGATTGGTATGGTGAAGATCTTCAAAGGTGTTTCGTATTTTGTGAATATGTTCATTTTGACCATTAAGAGGTCGAGAAAAGGATGTGAATCTTGTGTTGTTGTTGATCATGTGTAA